The following proteins come from a genomic window of Acinonyx jubatus isolate Ajub_Pintada_27869175 chromosome C1, VMU_Ajub_asm_v1.0, whole genome shotgun sequence:
- the MFSD14A gene encoding hippocampus abundant transcript 1 protein isoform X2 codes for MTQGKKKKRAANRSIMLAKKIIIKDGGTVLHETFPKHTFLMNGLIQGVKGLLSFLSAPLIGALSDVWGRKSFLLLTVFFTCAPIPLMKISPWWYFAVISVSGVFAVTFSVVFAYVADITQEHERSMAYGLVSATFAASLVTSPAIGAYLGRVYGDSLVVVLATAIALLDICFILVAVPESLPEKMRPASWGAPISWEQADPFASLKKVGQDSIVLLICITVFLSYLPEAGQYSSFFLYLRQIMKFSPESVAAFIAVLGILSIIAQTIVLSLLMRSIGNKNTILLGLGFQILQLAWYGFGSEPWMMWAAGAVAAMSSITFPAVSALVSRTADADQQGVVQGMITGIRGLCNGLGPALYGFIFYIFHVELKELPMTGTDLGTNTSPQHHFEQNSIIPGPPFLFGACSVLLALLVALFIPEHTNLSLRSSSWRKHCGGHSHPHSTQAPGEAKEPLLQDTNV; via the exons ATGAcccaggggaagaagaagaaacggGCCGCGAACCGCAGTATCATGCTGGCCAAGAAGATCATCATTAAGGACGGAGGCACG GTATTACATGAAACCTTTCCTAAACATACATTTCTGATGAATGGCTTAATTCAAGGAGTAAAG GGTTTGTTGTCATTCCTCAGTGCCCCACTTATTGGTGCTCTTTCTGATGTTTGGGGCCGGAAATCCTTCTTGCTGCTAACAGTATTTTTCACGTGTGCCCCAATTCCTTTAATGAAGATCAGCCCATG GTGGTACTTCGCTGTTATCTCTGTTTCTGGGGTTTTTGCAGTAACTTTCTCCGTGGTATTTGCATATGTAGCAGATATAACCCAAGAACATGAAAGAAGTATGGCATATGGACtg GTGTCAGCAACATTTGCCGCAAGTCTGGTAACCAGCCCTGCAATCGGAGCTTACCTTGGACGAGTATACGGGGACAGCTTGGTGGTGGTCCTGGCCACAGCAATAGCGTTGCTAGATATTTGTTTTATCCTTGTTGCTGTGCCAGAGTCGTTGCCTGAGAAGATGCGGCCAGCATCGTGGGGAGCACCCATTTCCTGGGAACAGGCTGACCCCTTTGCg TCCTTAAAAAAAGTGGGCCAAGATTCCATAGTGCTGCTAATCTGCATTACGGTGTTTCTCTCCTACCTACCAGAGGCAGGCCAATATTCCAGCTTCTTTTTATACCTCAGACAG ATAATGAAGTTTTCACCAGAAAGTGTTGCAGCATTTATAGCAGTCCTTGGCATTCTTTCCATTATTGCACAG acCATAGTCTTGAGTTTACTTATGCGGTCAATCGGAAATAAGAACACCATTTTATTGGGTCTTGGATTTCAAATATTACAGCTGGCATGGTATGGCTTTGGTTCCGAACCTTG GATGATGTGGGCTGCTGGGGCAGTAGCAGCCATGTCTAGCATTACCTTTCCAGCTGTCAGTGCCCTTGTGTCACGAACCGCTGATGCTGATCAACAAG GTGTTGTTCAAGGAATGATAACAGGAATTCGAGGACTGTGCAATGGTCTGGGACCAGCTCTTTATGGATTCATTTTCTACATATTCCATGTGGAACTTAAAGAACTGCCAATGACAGGAACAGACTTGGGAACAAACACAAGCCCACAGCACCACTTTGAACAG aatTCGATCATCCCTGGCCCCCCCTTCCTCTTTGGAGCCTGTTCCGTACTGCTGGCTCTGCTTGTTGCCTTGTTTATTCCAGAACATACCAATTTAAGCTTGCGGTCCAGCAGCTGGAGAAAGCACTGTGGTGGTCACAGCCATCCCCATAGTACACAAGCGCCAGGAGAGGCCAAAGAACCTTTACTCCAGGACACGAACGTGTGA
- the MFSD14A gene encoding hippocampus abundant transcript 1 protein isoform X1, translating to MTQGKKKKRAANRSIMLAKKIIIKDGGTPQGIGSPSVYHAVIVIFLEFFAWGLLTAPTLVVLHETFPKHTFLMNGLIQGVKGLLSFLSAPLIGALSDVWGRKSFLLLTVFFTCAPIPLMKISPWWYFAVISVSGVFAVTFSVVFAYVADITQEHERSMAYGLVSATFAASLVTSPAIGAYLGRVYGDSLVVVLATAIALLDICFILVAVPESLPEKMRPASWGAPISWEQADPFASLKKVGQDSIVLLICITVFLSYLPEAGQYSSFFLYLRQIMKFSPESVAAFIAVLGILSIIAQTIVLSLLMRSIGNKNTILLGLGFQILQLAWYGFGSEPWMMWAAGAVAAMSSITFPAVSALVSRTADADQQGVVQGMITGIRGLCNGLGPALYGFIFYIFHVELKELPMTGTDLGTNTSPQHHFEQNSIIPGPPFLFGACSVLLALLVALFIPEHTNLSLRSSSWRKHCGGHSHPHSTQAPGEAKEPLLQDTNV from the exons ATGAcccaggggaagaagaagaaacggGCCGCGAACCGCAGTATCATGCTGGCCAAGAAGATCATCATTAAGGACGGAGGCACG cCTCAAGGAATAGGTTCTCCTAGTGTTTATCATGCGGTTATCGTCATCTTTTTGGAGTTTTTTGCTTGGGGATTATTGACAGCACCCACCTTGGTG GTATTACATGAAACCTTTCCTAAACATACATTTCTGATGAATGGCTTAATTCAAGGAGTAAAG GGTTTGTTGTCATTCCTCAGTGCCCCACTTATTGGTGCTCTTTCTGATGTTTGGGGCCGGAAATCCTTCTTGCTGCTAACAGTATTTTTCACGTGTGCCCCAATTCCTTTAATGAAGATCAGCCCATG GTGGTACTTCGCTGTTATCTCTGTTTCTGGGGTTTTTGCAGTAACTTTCTCCGTGGTATTTGCATATGTAGCAGATATAACCCAAGAACATGAAAGAAGTATGGCATATGGACtg GTGTCAGCAACATTTGCCGCAAGTCTGGTAACCAGCCCTGCAATCGGAGCTTACCTTGGACGAGTATACGGGGACAGCTTGGTGGTGGTCCTGGCCACAGCAATAGCGTTGCTAGATATTTGTTTTATCCTTGTTGCTGTGCCAGAGTCGTTGCCTGAGAAGATGCGGCCAGCATCGTGGGGAGCACCCATTTCCTGGGAACAGGCTGACCCCTTTGCg TCCTTAAAAAAAGTGGGCCAAGATTCCATAGTGCTGCTAATCTGCATTACGGTGTTTCTCTCCTACCTACCAGAGGCAGGCCAATATTCCAGCTTCTTTTTATACCTCAGACAG ATAATGAAGTTTTCACCAGAAAGTGTTGCAGCATTTATAGCAGTCCTTGGCATTCTTTCCATTATTGCACAG acCATAGTCTTGAGTTTACTTATGCGGTCAATCGGAAATAAGAACACCATTTTATTGGGTCTTGGATTTCAAATATTACAGCTGGCATGGTATGGCTTTGGTTCCGAACCTTG GATGATGTGGGCTGCTGGGGCAGTAGCAGCCATGTCTAGCATTACCTTTCCAGCTGTCAGTGCCCTTGTGTCACGAACCGCTGATGCTGATCAACAAG GTGTTGTTCAAGGAATGATAACAGGAATTCGAGGACTGTGCAATGGTCTGGGACCAGCTCTTTATGGATTCATTTTCTACATATTCCATGTGGAACTTAAAGAACTGCCAATGACAGGAACAGACTTGGGAACAAACACAAGCCCACAGCACCACTTTGAACAG aatTCGATCATCCCTGGCCCCCCCTTCCTCTTTGGAGCCTGTTCCGTACTGCTGGCTCTGCTTGTTGCCTTGTTTATTCCAGAACATACCAATTTAAGCTTGCGGTCCAGCAGCTGGAGAAAGCACTGTGGTGGTCACAGCCATCCCCATAGTACACAAGCGCCAGGAGAGGCCAAAGAACCTTTACTCCAGGACACGAACGTGTGA
- the MFSD14A gene encoding hippocampus abundant transcript 1 protein isoform X3 translates to MNGLIQGVKGLLSFLSAPLIGALSDVWGRKSFLLLTVFFTCAPIPLMKISPWWYFAVISVSGVFAVTFSVVFAYVADITQEHERSMAYGLVSATFAASLVTSPAIGAYLGRVYGDSLVVVLATAIALLDICFILVAVPESLPEKMRPASWGAPISWEQADPFASLKKVGQDSIVLLICITVFLSYLPEAGQYSSFFLYLRQIMKFSPESVAAFIAVLGILSIIAQTIVLSLLMRSIGNKNTILLGLGFQILQLAWYGFGSEPWMMWAAGAVAAMSSITFPAVSALVSRTADADQQGVVQGMITGIRGLCNGLGPALYGFIFYIFHVELKELPMTGTDLGTNTSPQHHFEQNSIIPGPPFLFGACSVLLALLVALFIPEHTNLSLRSSSWRKHCGGHSHPHSTQAPGEAKEPLLQDTNV, encoded by the exons ATGAATGGCTTAATTCAAGGAGTAAAG GGTTTGTTGTCATTCCTCAGTGCCCCACTTATTGGTGCTCTTTCTGATGTTTGGGGCCGGAAATCCTTCTTGCTGCTAACAGTATTTTTCACGTGTGCCCCAATTCCTTTAATGAAGATCAGCCCATG GTGGTACTTCGCTGTTATCTCTGTTTCTGGGGTTTTTGCAGTAACTTTCTCCGTGGTATTTGCATATGTAGCAGATATAACCCAAGAACATGAAAGAAGTATGGCATATGGACtg GTGTCAGCAACATTTGCCGCAAGTCTGGTAACCAGCCCTGCAATCGGAGCTTACCTTGGACGAGTATACGGGGACAGCTTGGTGGTGGTCCTGGCCACAGCAATAGCGTTGCTAGATATTTGTTTTATCCTTGTTGCTGTGCCAGAGTCGTTGCCTGAGAAGATGCGGCCAGCATCGTGGGGAGCACCCATTTCCTGGGAACAGGCTGACCCCTTTGCg TCCTTAAAAAAAGTGGGCCAAGATTCCATAGTGCTGCTAATCTGCATTACGGTGTTTCTCTCCTACCTACCAGAGGCAGGCCAATATTCCAGCTTCTTTTTATACCTCAGACAG ATAATGAAGTTTTCACCAGAAAGTGTTGCAGCATTTATAGCAGTCCTTGGCATTCTTTCCATTATTGCACAG acCATAGTCTTGAGTTTACTTATGCGGTCAATCGGAAATAAGAACACCATTTTATTGGGTCTTGGATTTCAAATATTACAGCTGGCATGGTATGGCTTTGGTTCCGAACCTTG GATGATGTGGGCTGCTGGGGCAGTAGCAGCCATGTCTAGCATTACCTTTCCAGCTGTCAGTGCCCTTGTGTCACGAACCGCTGATGCTGATCAACAAG GTGTTGTTCAAGGAATGATAACAGGAATTCGAGGACTGTGCAATGGTCTGGGACCAGCTCTTTATGGATTCATTTTCTACATATTCCATGTGGAACTTAAAGAACTGCCAATGACAGGAACAGACTTGGGAACAAACACAAGCCCACAGCACCACTTTGAACAG aatTCGATCATCCCTGGCCCCCCCTTCCTCTTTGGAGCCTGTTCCGTACTGCTGGCTCTGCTTGTTGCCTTGTTTATTCCAGAACATACCAATTTAAGCTTGCGGTCCAGCAGCTGGAGAAAGCACTGTGGTGGTCACAGCCATCCCCATAGTACACAAGCGCCAGGAGAGGCCAAAGAACCTTTACTCCAGGACACGAACGTGTGA